The Natrinema caseinilyticum genomic sequence GGCCGACCTCCTCGCGGACATGAACGGCCACCGAAAGACGGACCTGCTGGAAAACCGTGAGGACGAAAACGACATGTTCATCGCCAGCCGCTGGGACTCCCGCGAGGACGCCATGCAGTTCTTCCGAAGCGACGCCTTCTCGGAAACCGTCGAGTTCGGCCGCGACATCCTCGCTGACCGGCCCCGACACGTCTTCCTGGCGTAAACGACCCCGGCCTACTCCCTCGACGAAGACGCGCTCCAGTCCTCGAGGGGGTTCGATGTGCACTCCCCGCTAACGGTCGCCAGCAGTTTGCTGGAGACTCTCGGCGTTGCCCCTCCCACGTCGGAGGCATCACCTCGAACGTTGCTGTGCACGCGAGGCTGGCTTTTGTCGCCAACCCGATTCAGAGGCGCCCGGACTCGGACGGCTCGTCGTAGAAAAAGTACGCGGCGATACCGGCCAGTCCGAACGCCAGCGTCACGAACGGCCACTTGCCGGCGTCACGATCGGTCGCGAACGCGTGGACGGTGACGAAGCTCGCGAGGCCGATGTGGGCGGCGATCGTTGCGACGAGAAACGACTGGAATTCCATGGGCCGTATAGTGGATGCGGCGGCGAAAGCCGTTACGAAGGCGACCAGCTGCCCGGCCGTGGGATATCGGTGCCGTGGCCGGGACGGCAACTCACCGCACTCGCCGTGAGCCGCCTGACTCGAGGGCGGGCAGGCGCGTTATCGGTCGCGAACGCGAGCGAGCCGACGACCGGCGTGAGGAAACGAACGAAAGGAGGGGCGCTTTTGCTCGACCGTTTACCGAGGGATAACGCGAGCGAGGTACGTAGCGCCTCGTTCGCGATCGGCCGTGGTTCGAGAGAACAAAGTTCTCTCGTCACTGCGCGGGATCGAAGGTCCCGCGCTGTCGTCGACGCTTCGCGCCGGCTGCAAGCGATTCCGCCGGAATCGCCCGGTCAAATAAGCCGTCGGCTCTCTTGAAAATCACGAAAGATGTGGGGTGTCTTTCGAACGACGGCGTAAACGGTCGTTAGAAGTCGTGATCCGGGTCGTCCTCGACTTTTCGTTTCATCGAATCGCGACGGGATTTGGCGTCGCGACCGGTCGCCTCGAGCAGGAAGTCGTTTTTCGCGTCGACGGCTTCGCCGGCGGCCTCGAGTTCGTCGGGATCGAGTTCGGTCGGGTCGCGTTCGTGGAATTCGACGGCGAGTTTGTCCTTCTTGCCGGAGTACTCGACGGCCCCGACGATGATCTTCTCGAAAACGGGGTTGTCAGGCTCCTCGATGAGGTAGAGGTCGCTGCCCTTGAATTCCTCGGTCCCCGTGATGGAACCGAAGTACTCCACGATTGTCGCCTCCATGTCGGGGATCCGTTCCTCGAGATATTCACCGCGACGCATCTTGTACTCCTTCATGGGTCGAAAAAACACGGGGGAGTGTTTACCTCTTTTCATAGGCGACGTTTCGGGTGTCTGATTTATTTCGGGGGACAGAACCGATCGGTATTACGAGCAGGCGGGCGATCACCCGACGGTCGTCAGGGCGGGACGGACCGGCCGCCGAGGGAGCGGCGACATCGGACAGGGGGCGGATCGCACGCGAAGTGAGAGCGAGTCACCGGCGGACAGCGGGGTGACGCAACCGAGTACCGAAACAGCGAGAACGATCGGCACTGAAACGGCGAAAACGAGAACGCGTGATCCGCGCTCGGACAGACTCGAGCGAGGCCCTGCGCGACTGCTACCGTTCGCGTTCGCTGAGGTAGCCCTTCCGACACTCGGGACAGATATCGCCTGCGCGCAGCGAGCCACCGTTACCGTCGGCGACGAAGTCACAACGCGGGCAGTAGAATTCGGTCGGAACGTCGGTGTCGGACGTACTCGCGCTTTCGGTCGGCGTCGGTGCCGATTGTGCCCGTTCGATGCCGGTATCCGGTCCGGACGTGGAATCGGTGTCGGCGGACGCGTGGCCCTCGGCGACGGGTTCCGCCGTCACCGACCGGGCGTCGGTCGCGGCCGCGGCCGACACGTCAGCGGTGGCATCGACGTCGGCGCTCCCCGACGGCGAGTCGTTTTCGAGGACGATGGCATCGTCTACGGGTTCGTCCGGGTCGAGGTCGCCGTATCCGGTATCGGAACCGAGCTCGTCCTCGTCCGTGTCTGGCCACTCGGCTGGTTCGGACTCCGCACCGATCGGCGGCCCGACGTCGTCCGAGTCGGGCCATTCGCCGTGATCGCGGTCCCGATCGGGTTCGCGTCCGTCCTCGAGGATTTCGCCGTCGTCGGTGACGGGATTGCCGTTCTCGTCGGTCGGGAGGTCGAGCTCGTCGTCCGGATCGGCCGTCACAGCCGTCGACGGCTCCGTTTCCGAGTCGTCCGCGTCGGCGGGCCCAGTATCGCCGGCATCGGCGGTCGCACCGGCCGGGGCGTCCGCGTCGATGATTTCGGCGTCCGCGTCGATGATTTCGGCTTCATCGTCGATGATTTCGGCGTCCGCGGTCTCGTCGCTCTGGGCCGTGTCCGTCTCGGCCGTGTCCGTCTCGAGTGTCGATACGTCCGGATCGGGGTCGTCGGGGAGTGCGTCGGCGTCCGTCTCGGTCGTGAGACTCGTCACTTCGGTGTTCTCGCTGACGACGTGTTTCTCGCCACAGCGGGAACACTCTTCGTATTCCTGGACGGTAACGACGACTTCACTGCCCCGTTCTTCACGCTCGCGTTCGACGTCGGGTTCGCCGAAGTCGTGTCCGAGCAGCGAACATCGAAGGACCATTGTCCCACCGTACCGAGTCTGTCCATAAAAAACGTACTGGCTGTTCTATCAATATTTACATCTGTCTGACACACCTACAAAATCAAACATGTTTGTATAATATTATTTTTCTCTGGCACAAATATAGCCGCCGCCAATGACCACATCGCACCAACCCGTGACGATTCAAACGGCAACTGATAGTATCGCGGGTGATCCGATGGACAGTCGTCGAGCGAGCGCTCGACCCGTCACCAGCGAACGCGGAACGGGAAAGCGGCGCAAGCGGTCGTCACCGAACGAGTCGGCAGGAGGAGCCACCCGTCGTTCGGGAGTGTATACGAACCGCGTTTCGAATATCGAGACGGGTCTCGTCTCGAGGGAACGGACGGCCCCTTCCGAGGGAGGATCGGAGTCTCGTTAGCGCAGACGAACTCGTCGAGGAGATCGTGAAGTGAGACGACGACGGCTTTCCGGAGGGACTCGTTGGATGTCGGTGCGTCCTCCTCGATACGCGGTTCCAACAGTGACACGTGGCCCGTCCCGGGGACCGCGCTCATCCGGTTTCGGCACGGCAGAGAGTAGCGATTCGTCCGCCAGGACGTGGTATACGTCCCGCGTCCGCGGTCCCCGGTCGAAACGGGGAGTGCAGGACCGCTAGCCCCGGCGCCACCGAAAACGGGAGAGGAGAACGGAGACGGAGCGGGTGAGATATCCGTATCGCTGGACATCCAACGCTGCTGATAAAACGCACGATATATAACCTAACGCACTCTCGTTATCGACTCGTTTCACCGACTGTCGCTGTGAGCGGTGTCCCGGGTCACGGACGCCGGTCGAGAGCGCATCGACTGTCGAACGACAAACGTCAAATCCCAGGTGGTCGAATAAGGACACGGATGAGAGCAAAGCGGGAGTACCGGAACCGAGAGGGGACGGAGGTGGCGGTACTCGACGCGCTGGTCGATCGCGCCGACGACGGAATGACCGTCTTCGAACTCCGGGCGGCCGTCGAGGTCGACATCGACGAACTCGAAGAGGCCCTGTCGACGCTCAAAGAAGACGACCTGATCGTCGTCGATCCCGGCAACGAGACGGTGATCAAACCCGACGAGCGGGTCGTACCGGAGCAACCGACCGACGAGAACGACGAGCAATCGATCCTGGACTGGGTCCGCGAACGGCTGCCTTTTTGAATCGAAACGCCTGAGAACCCCAGGCCCAAGGGTATATCTATGAGCGTCATCGAGTCCGTCCACGCGGACCAGGGGGCCACGTTCGGCGAGCGCGCCGGCAAAACGATCGTCGAACACTACGGTCGGCCGGAACGGACCCACCGCGCCGTTCGCAACGGCGTCGGTCTGCTCGAAATGGCGTACGGCGTCGTCGTCATCGAGGGAGACGACCGCCTCGAGTACGTCGACAACGTCGTGTCGAATCGGGTTCCGGCGACGGACGGACGGGGATGTTACGCGCTCGTCCTCGATCCACAGGGCGGGATCGAAGTCGAACTGTACGTTTACAACGCGGGCGAACGGCTCCTCCTCTTTACGCAGCCCGAATCCGCAGCGGCGCTCGCCGAGGAGTGGTCGGAGAAGGTGTTCATTCAGGACGTCGACATCCGCGTCGCGACGGACGACTACGGGGTCTTCGGCGTCCACGGTCCGCAGGCGACCGAGAAGATCGCGAGCGTCTTAAACGGCGCCGCCTCGCCCGACGAACGCTACTCGTTCGTTCGCGGGACGATGGGCGACGAAGGCGTCACCGTCATCCGCACCGGCGCCCTGACCGGCGAGGAAAGTTACGACGTGATCTGCGCCGCTGCGGACGCCGAGGCGGTGTACAACACGCTCCTCACGCAGGGGCTGAACGCTGCGCCCTTCGGCTATCGAACCTTCGAGAGTCTCGCGCTCGAGGCCGGCACGCCCCTCTTTCGGACCGAACTCGAGGGGACGCTCCCGAACGTCCTCGGACTGCGCAACGCGCTCGACTTCGAGAAGGGCTGTTACGTCGGGCAGGAAGTCGTCTCTCGCGTCGAGAATCGCGGCCAGCCAAGCCGCCGACTCGTCGGGCTGGCGATCGATGGAACTGCAGTTCCCGACGGGGGCGCGGCCGTCTTCGACGGCGACGCATCGGTCGGCGAGGTGACTCGCGCCGGCGAGAGCCCGCTCCGAGAGGAGGTCATCGCGCTCGCGCTCGTCGACTACGGCCTCGAGAGCGAGGAGCTCACGGTCCGGGTCGACGGTGACGAAGTGGCCGCGACCCGGACTGCGCTGCCGTTCGTCGAGGGATCGGACCGGTCGGATCGACTTCCCGAGTACCAGTAACCGGGCCGTCTCGACTCGGCACCGAAAGGCGGCGACGAGCCGTAGAAGACCGAGCGTACGGGGGCAAGCGCATCTGGAAGCTATCTTTAAACAGCGAGAGAATCCCGTCCTTTAGGACGGGCGTGAATCGCGTCACTTGATTTCACAGCCGCCGCTAATCGGCGGAACTGGATTCCATACGTTCGTCGATGCAACCTCTCACGAGGCTGGATAGGTTGATGTGATTTTCGTCGATCCATTCGACTTGATCCTCCCGAATCGTTATCTGCTTCCGTTGCATCACGTCACGCTACAACTCCGTAATGTATAAGTGTGGCGTATGTGTATAGGTGTGTATGGCAGAGGAAGTGACGAAAACGCTCGAGGCGACGCTTGCCCCGCCGACACAGGGGAAAGCGGTGCGTCTCCGTCGCCTTCTCTCCACCTACCGCGAGGCGTTGCACGATGCGTTCGACTCCGGTGCCGATA encodes the following:
- a CDS encoding aminomethyltransferase family protein is translated as MSVIESVHADQGATFGERAGKTIVEHYGRPERTHRAVRNGVGLLEMAYGVVVIEGDDRLEYVDNVVSNRVPATDGRGCYALVLDPQGGIEVELYVYNAGERLLLFTQPESAAALAEEWSEKVFIQDVDIRVATDDYGVFGVHGPQATEKIASVLNGAASPDERYSFVRGTMGDEGVTVIRTGALTGEESYDVICAAADAEAVYNTLLTQGLNAAPFGYRTFESLALEAGTPLFRTELEGTLPNVLGLRNALDFEKGCYVGQEVVSRVENRGQPSRRLVGLAIDGTAVPDGGAAVFDGDASVGEVTRAGESPLREEVIALALVDYGLESEELTVRVDGDEVAATRTALPFVEGSDRSDRLPEYQ
- a CDS encoding DUF6432 family protein — its product is MRAKREYRNREGTEVAVLDALVDRADDGMTVFELRAAVEVDIDELEEALSTLKEDDLIVVDPGNETVIKPDERVVPEQPTDENDEQSILDWVRERLPF
- a CDS encoding DUF7093 family protein, with protein sequence MVLRCSLLGHDFGEPDVEREREERGSEVVVTVQEYEECSRCGEKHVVSENTEVTSLTTETDADALPDDPDPDVSTLETDTAETDTAQSDETADAEIIDDEAEIIDADAEIIDADAPAGATADAGDTGPADADDSETEPSTAVTADPDDELDLPTDENGNPVTDDGEILEDGREPDRDRDHGEWPDSDDVGPPIGAESEPAEWPDTDEDELGSDTGYGDLDPDEPVDDAIVLENDSPSGSADVDATADVSAAAATDARSVTAEPVAEGHASADTDSTSGPDTGIERAQSAPTPTESASTSDTDVPTEFYCPRCDFVADGNGGSLRAGDICPECRKGYLSERER
- a CDS encoding DUF5611 family protein — translated: MKEYKMRRGEYLEERIPDMEATIVEYFGSITGTEEFKGSDLYLIEEPDNPVFEKIIVGAVEYSGKKDKLAVEFHERDPTELDPDELEAAGEAVDAKNDFLLEATGRDAKSRRDSMKRKVEDDPDHDF